Within Malus domestica chromosome 04, GDT2T_hap1, the genomic segment TCGTATCTTGGAAAAGAGAAGATGTGTGGTGTGGTTTGAATGGGCATTGACTTTGCAAGTTGGACACACAAAAAATGGTTCCCAAATTGTGTCTACTTCCACAGGATTTTCAATGGTCAGTAATCTTTCATTGATTCTCCTTAAACCATTATTCATTAACTTGGCTATTTAATTAAGTATTTAATCTAATCATCCTATTAGCGGCTGAATCAATACGCCAGAATAGAGTTGGTGACTTCAAAAAAATGTAGTCGTATGAGTTTGAACTCGGGTTGTGACAACATAAACTTTTAAGACGCCCAAAAGCATACAAATTgaccttaattaattaaatttggaAATGATCACTCAATGAAATGGACCCTAAAATAGAATAGGCATATGAACTTACTATCTCAAataatcaaagaaaaaataaaaaataggctAAATTAACGAAAATGGTTGCAACCTCTCCTAGTAAAGTAGAGTGGCTTGCAGGTTATGTCAAACACAGGCGGCTCCCTCGATTGTGGGGGCGTTTTCAATGACTGACAGGAGTGGAGTACCCATTTCTCTAAAGTCCAAGCTTATGAAGCTTGCACCTAGATTTGCCAAACGGATCGTGTTTATTTTATTGGTTATTATAAAGGTTTGTTTAGTGTCAGATCCGTTAACTGGTTGATACATaacctgttattttcgtgtTGTTTTATGTCGAATTAATGGATCGTACAATAAATTGCCATGTCTAATGGGTAGACTTGCAAATAGGTTGTATTTGACATGTTCGTATCGTTTTCGTATCATACCATTATCTTAACAGATCATGTCGATGATGTGAAGGGTCCCACGCATTTGCCACATAAGCAATAACATACTCTAGACAATTCGGGACGAAAATCGAGTTTCAAGATTCAGAGGGAAAGTGGAATCAAGTTTGAGTTACAAAAGCCTTTTTATGAGAAATAACCAAAACTGAAAATCAAAAACAAAAGAGGAGCTGAGTTGCTCATTGCATCTCAATGTTTCATTGAATAAATTCTTCGacacaaaataaaaactaatttgaaaaaattacatACAACCTCaaactgaaaactgaaaacaataCAAAATTCCAAAATTACATGTGGCAAAAGGAATAGCTTGGTCTAGGCTTCACAGCTGCAAGGGAGACGGACATGGAGAGTGTGCTCTTTGCCTTTGCCGGTCTGGACTGCCGCCTTCTTCGTATCCACTTTTAATCTCTTTCCATGTTCATAATATTGGTCACAATTTCTCTTCCCCGTTCTTCTCATCTTTATACCCTGCTGCCCTTCCACTCCTCCCAATAAAATATGGTTCGGGAAAGGAAGTCTCGTAATGTATATCTAGACCCTGATATGATCGAGTAGCTAAAAACTCTGCACCCGATTTAGCTCTTCCTTTCACTACAGAACTAGGGTTGTCGCGCAATTGCAGAGCCTTCTCTGTCGCATTTGCTAAAGCAAGAGCTCCTTCCTTGTCTTCCTCAGTGCCATTACCTGTTCATGCAACAATTTCAGAACCTTCCAGTACAAGATGTCTACCGTAAAAGGACTTTTGGTAGAATGAGAAGTTAACTCAATGAGACCAAAATAAAGCGAACTACAGACAACATTCATACATACCTCATCAGTTcatcaataaaattaaatttccTGAAAATTATCTTTAAAAGATCATGATCAAGATCAATTTAACCATCATTGTAATTAACAAGCCATTAAGCTTCGTATTTCCTTCACTTTTAATGAGGAAGGATGTGCAGCACACATAGATTTAAAGCATGATCAAGAAACTTTATCTTTCTTAAAACCAATCTATGGGGGAAGAAAAGTAAATTCATTCATCTTTATTCCACTTTTAGGTACTGTTTGACAAAGAGCTAATACAAACTCCACAAATGTTCTTTAAAAGGGGGAAAAGAAGGGAGAAGGTGTCAAGATGCTGGCAGTATTCTTCTTCGTTTCTCAGAGTAGTCGAAATCTAATATTttcattgtttgttttttaaacTCTTATGTCGTACCAATTGCATAAAttagaataataataaaagagaggTACCTTGCAGATGGAAATCTTCTACATAACCACCTTGTATGAAGGAAAATCGTGCTTCCTCAGACTGGATCCTTATATCCACTGGTGAAGAACTAATCAAATCGCGGAATTCCATTACATATGCTCCAGTCCACTCACATCCTCTGTGGTGAGAGAAATTGAACATTGAGTATCACAGCTATAGAGCTAATCAATTAATATTCTCAAGGTTTTAGTAATTTAAATGCACATCTACTGAGAATTGCATAACAGACAATCTCATATGAGCGATAATTAGTAAGTAGCAAGCAGTTCAAAGGATAGTAGATAAAAGTGGAACTGGTCTATCATAAGGAAAATGATTGAGCACACGGTgtataaaaatagaaaagataAACCAATTCTATAATCTATAAGCATGACCGTACTCAATGCAGTACCTGTTGAAGGCTATCATGGCTTCAAAAGGAGTAATTACTGGAGCTAAATATTCTTTGCTATCCAGAAGGGCAGTTTGAGCGCAAGAGACATAAATGAAAACATCACACTGCCACAGTAATAATCTATCATTAACATTGAAActttcaaatattttaaattcccTATGAACATATACTTGCATGTATCAAAGTTTACCTCTGGAAAGTTTGCAAGTTTTGCAGGGTTTGGTCTCCCCATAACTAGGGTATACACTTTTTTTCCTGCTCCTGTAATCAGCTCTTTCATCTGATGAATCATATTCAGGTAACCAGCTGCATCATAGTTGCAAGAAAAGATAAATTAATGAGATGCACAATCAAGAGAGTGATCCCAATACAATTGAAGTTATTTCTATATGTTTTTTAAAATGATCCGAGGATAATGAAATGTAAAATGCGGTTATACAAAGTCCACGTATGGTACATACTAAAATGTACAGAGATCGAAATACAATAGTTTTTAACTGTGCCATCTTAGTGCTaaaatggaaaaaataaaacgaaTCCCTTCATCACCAGATTGCAGGttgaaaaggaaaagggaaagaaaaaactTTCCAGCAAACCCAGAAACATTGCTGGTACAATGTTAAATCAAATGGACCGTTCACTTTCCAATTCAATATTTTCAGAATATATCATTCTTAACGTAGCATTTGGAGTCGATATTCAAAAACTAGAGAAGAACACAATATCGTAATTACTTCACAGTTTCTAGCTTCTACAGACGGAACaagtaaaaaattgaaaaagactAAAGAATCTCGGACAAGAACTCACCTACACCAAGGGTTCCTACTAAGATCCCCACGATGTTAGCATCCTTTGCTTTCTCCATTAGGTAATATCTGGATAAAAGATTGATCACTCAATAAACCATACTAAATACAAGCATGACAATAGAATACACGTGGAAGGGACAAAACAATGTATCATGTCACAAGGGAATTATTATGCTTTTAAGAGCGGAGATTAGCGGACACAGGAAATTGAATGATTATTTTGGAGACAATACCTGCGCTTAAGAATCCTTCTTTGTTGAGATAAGTCAGTCACCATACTGCATTCCGAGGCATCATATCTGACTAAAACAATAACCACCAAAATCACTAGCAAGATTAATTAAGAAAGATTGAAGAATCAATACAAGCGCATAACAATTTTTTAATACTGGGTACGTTAAGAAGATTAACTTTCAAACTTGGTTTCCAGTAATGAATCAAGTTGCTACCAATACAGAGAAAATTATGATACAAAAATTATTTTCTGTAAGTTCCTACTGCCGGAGAATCATAAGTGCAATTGCATGGCCAGAATTCATTACCAATTAAAAGGACTCCATCGTACTTTGACAAACAGGACTTGAGGAAAATTTAGTTACTTTAGGCAACaatcttttttctttatgaGAATTTATGTCTGAACTATGGGCACATAAGTAGGAAAACAGTTTGATTGCCTCAGTCAAAAAAGAAGAAACgggaacacacacacacacacacacacaccgacACACGTATGCATACTCGCACactaaattaaatgaaaaagaaGTAATTTATGTACCTATTTCACATCCATTATATGTTAAAACAATATTTGCAAAGGCGGAGTTATTTGAACCAATCCAGAAAAGTAAATAATCCTCCATCTTGCGTCCCTCAGGTAATTTCCAGACCAGGCCTCCAATGCTATAAGTAACACTAGACGTTGTCCCAAAACTGGTATCATCAGTGAGGCTGCCAGCTGGTCCTGGGAGCTCATTTGAGAGTTTACGATCTTTTGATGGATTCATAACTGAACACATAACATTAGCATATTGAACTTCTGGTTTGGACCCAACCCCACATGCTTGTACAAATTCTTCTTTTATATGCTGAATCGAATGTGCATAGTCCAGCCCAAAAAGGACCTACAATTTAATGTATACCAAGTTAGATTCGGTAACCTCACCAAAACAAAATGCAGTGCGCAACTTTCCGCAACTTATGTACATTGGCAAGAATCTACATTCCACTAGTTAATAACTGAATCAATTACGCCAATCATTGTACGATTTCTAGTACTTAATGCGACAGAAATGATTATTAGCGATCAGCCGATACTGAATTGAAAGCGAATAATTATGATATACCAAAACACGCCTCCGATTTTCGAGAGCATAATGTGATAGATTGTTGACACAATCAAGCACACTGATGGGAGCCTTCCCGAAAACAAAGAAAGCTGGAAGCGTCGTTGTCCTGCCAAAACTCAATCAAGTAAGAGAGATGAATGAATGATATGAGCCTGCCTTCATCCAATCAAGTAAAACTAGTAGTAGTGAATACTCACGGGCTGAGGCAGGTGTGGCCGTAATGAACAACACAATCAGCATCGACGTGCGACGCTCCCACCTCGTCCACACAGCAACTACCGTAGGCCGTGTCCGCCATCACGAACAAGGACACCTCCGGGACGTCGTCGTTTAGGTCGGCGCCGGGTTTTCTTAGTGAACGGAGCTTGGCCCTCAGAGCACTCACCACTCTCACAGAGTCCTTCAGAAGCTCATCCGGGAACTGACATTCAATTCAgtccaaattcaaattcaatagaTCAATTCAATGAagattcaaaatatatatatatatatataatacctGTAGAGCAACTCTGGTGAAGTTGTTAGTGTGAATGAAGTCGGCGGTAGAAGCAATTTCGTAATTTGATTCAAACTCCATGACCGAATAAAATTACTCTGAAACGACAAGCAAGATCAAAGCTTTTGGCCCTTGAAAAAGTAGATTTTCAAGAACTCTTTTTTCTTGCTCAGGAAGAAGATGAactgaaggaggaggaggagg encodes:
- the LOC103427470 gene encoding uncharacterized protein, with translation MEFESNYEIASTADFIHTNNFTRVALQFPDELLKDSVRVVSALRAKLRSLRKPGADLNDDVPEVSLFVMADTAYGSCCVDEVGASHVDADCVVHYGHTCLSPTTTLPAFFVFGKAPISVLDCVNNLSHYALENRRRVLVLFGLDYAHSIQHIKEEFVQACGVGSKPEVQYANVMCSVMNPSKDRKLSNELPGPAGSLTDDTSFGTTSSVTYSIGGLVWKLPEGRKMEDYLLFWIGSNNSAFANIVLTYNGCEIVRYDASECSMVTDLSQQRRILKRRYYLMEKAKDANIVGILVGTLGVAGYLNMIHQMKELITGAGKKVYTLVMGRPNPAKLANFPECDVFIYVSCAQTALLDSKEYLAPVITPFEAMIAFNRGCEWTGAYVMEFRDLISSSPVDIRIQSEEARFSFIQGGYVEDFHLQGNGTEEDKEGALALANATEKALQLRDNPSSVVKGRAKSGAEFLATRSYQGLDIHYETSFPEPYFIGRSGRAAGYKDEKNGEEKL